The Nocardioides salarius genome includes a region encoding these proteins:
- a CDS encoding carbohydrate ABC transporter permease: MTSATVATPATDAGKGPKSAPPRVSDRARHENRLGQRLVAPAIVVMLVVTAFPILRALYLSLYNYSLTAPEDREFIGISNYVTALSDTLFWRDIGVTVLYMVVTVAIELVIGFVFALVMHRVVFARGLIRTSILIPYGIITVVSGFAWQFAFTYQNGFVNGWLPFIEDNFNWFGDPVPAVIAIMVSEIWKTTPFMSLLLLAGLAQVSEDMVEAAKVDGATWWQRLWKVVLPNMKAAIMVAVLFRALDAYRIFDNIFVMTAGAQGTESISFLTYRQSIEQFQLGMGSALAVLLFLSVLLVAFLIVKMFKVDLAQARGE; encoded by the coding sequence GTGACCTCCGCGACCGTCGCCACGCCGGCCACCGACGCCGGCAAGGGCCCCAAGTCCGCCCCGCCCCGGGTCAGCGACCGGGCCCGCCACGAGAACCGGCTGGGCCAGCGGCTGGTGGCCCCGGCGATCGTGGTGATGCTCGTCGTCACCGCGTTCCCGATCCTGCGCGCGCTCTACCTCTCGCTCTACAACTACTCGCTCACCGCCCCCGAGGACCGCGAGTTCATCGGGATCTCCAACTACGTCACCGCGCTGAGCGACACCCTGTTCTGGCGCGACATCGGCGTGACCGTGCTCTACATGGTCGTGACCGTCGCGATCGAGCTGGTGATCGGCTTCGTCTTCGCCCTGGTCATGCACCGGGTGGTCTTCGCCCGCGGGCTGATCCGCACCTCGATCCTGATCCCCTACGGCATCATCACCGTCGTCTCGGGCTTCGCCTGGCAGTTCGCCTTCACCTACCAGAACGGCTTCGTCAACGGCTGGCTGCCGTTCATCGAGGACAACTTCAACTGGTTCGGCGACCCGGTGCCGGCGGTGATCGCGATCATGGTCTCGGAGATCTGGAAGACCACCCCGTTCATGTCGCTGCTGCTGCTCGCGGGCCTGGCGCAGGTCTCCGAGGACATGGTCGAGGCCGCCAAGGTCGACGGCGCCACCTGGTGGCAACGGCTGTGGAAGGTGGTCCTGCCCAACATGAAGGCCGCCATCATGGTCGCGGTGCTCTTCCGGGCCCTCGACGCCTACCGGATCTTCGACAACATCTTCGTGATGACCGCCGGCGCCCAGGGCACCGAGTCGATCTCGTTCCTGACCTACCGCCAGAGCATCGAGCAGTTCCAGCTCGGCATGGGCTCGGCGCTGGCGGTCCTGCTGTTCCTGTCCGTGCTGCTGGTGGCCTTCCTCATCGTCAAGATGTTCAAGGTCGACCTCGCCCAGGCCCGAGGGGAGTGA
- a CDS encoding carbohydrate ABC transporter permease, translated as MRKIGLVVGVAAVLVWCLLPVVWIVSLSFKSQAAVSGGTDPGFLPLDSFTGWDNYSTVLADDQFRRAIINSIGISLIATLLSVIIATLAAYAIARLEFKGKKLVLTTALAIAMFPVVSLVSPLFDLWRTIGLYDTWPGLILPYMSFTLPLAIWTLSAFFREIPWEMEQAAQVDGATSWQAFRKVIVPLAAPGVFTAAILTFFFAWNDFVFGITLTSTENARPIPAALSFFVGPDPFQRPAGLLAAAAVVATIPIVLIVLVFQRKIVAGLTSGAVKG; from the coding sequence ATGAGGAAGATCGGACTGGTGGTCGGCGTCGCAGCCGTGCTGGTGTGGTGCCTGCTGCCCGTGGTGTGGATCGTCTCGCTGTCGTTCAAGAGCCAGGCCGCCGTCTCCGGCGGCACCGACCCCGGGTTCCTGCCGCTGGACTCCTTCACCGGCTGGGACAACTACTCGACGGTCCTGGCCGACGACCAGTTCCGTCGCGCCATCATCAACTCCATCGGCATCAGCCTGATCGCGACGCTGCTCTCGGTCATCATCGCGACCCTGGCGGCGTACGCCATCGCGCGCCTGGAGTTCAAGGGCAAGAAGCTGGTGCTGACCACGGCGCTGGCGATCGCGATGTTCCCGGTCGTCTCGCTGGTCAGCCCGCTCTTCGACCTGTGGCGCACCATCGGTCTCTACGACACCTGGCCGGGACTGATCCTGCCCTACATGTCGTTCACGCTGCCGCTGGCGATCTGGACCCTCTCGGCGTTCTTCCGCGAGATCCCCTGGGAGATGGAGCAGGCCGCCCAGGTCGACGGCGCGACCTCCTGGCAGGCGTTCCGCAAGGTGATCGTGCCGCTGGCCGCCCCCGGCGTCTTCACCGCCGCGATCCTGACCTTCTTCTTCGCCTGGAACGACTTCGTCTTCGGCATCACCCTCACCTCCACCGAGAACGCGCGCCCGATCCCCGCGGCGCTGTCGTTCTTCGTGGGTCCCGACCCGTTCCAGCGACCCGCCGGCCTGCTGGCCGCCGCGGCCGTGGTGGCCACGATCCCGATCGTGCTCATCGTGCTCGTCTTCCAACGCAAGATCGTCGCCGGTCTGACCTCCGGCGCCGTCAAGGGCTGA
- a CDS encoding ABC transporter ATP-binding protein codes for MAAITLKNIVKKYGDGFAAVNDVSIDIADGEFVILVGPSGCGKSTLLRMIVGLEDITSGDMLIGDRKVNDLAPRERNLAMVFQNYALYPHLSVYENIAFPLRLAGASDQEVDDKVRQASKTLELDEHLERKPGNLSGGQRQRVAMGRAIVREADAFLFDEPLSNLDAKLRGQMRTEIARLQKRLGITTVYVTHDQTEAMTLGDRVAVLKRGYLQQLATPRELYENPGNLFVAGFIGSPPMNFLPAEVEGTTVTLPFGTVKIPEEKAERAQGKGVLMAGIRPEFFEDAQIADKVGSDSTFTADIDFVEWLGNETYAYIPFEAPPEVEAKMRELEADLEGEGLRTQLVVSLDGSSRIKEGDKAEIFVDATKMHLFDPATGENLTVDREHAGEIPDHALVTAG; via the coding sequence ATGGCCGCCATCACGCTCAAGAACATCGTCAAGAAGTACGGGGACGGCTTCGCCGCCGTCAACGACGTCTCCATCGACATCGCCGACGGCGAGTTCGTCATCCTGGTCGGCCCCTCGGGCTGCGGGAAGTCGACGCTGCTGCGGATGATCGTGGGCCTCGAGGACATCACCTCCGGGGACATGCTGATCGGGGACCGCAAGGTCAACGACCTGGCTCCGCGCGAGCGGAACCTGGCGATGGTCTTCCAGAACTACGCGCTCTACCCGCACCTGTCGGTCTACGAGAACATCGCCTTCCCGCTGCGGCTGGCCGGCGCCTCCGACCAGGAGGTCGACGACAAGGTCCGCCAGGCCTCGAAGACGCTCGAGCTCGACGAGCACCTCGAGCGCAAGCCCGGCAACCTCTCCGGCGGCCAGCGCCAGCGGGTCGCGATGGGGCGCGCGATCGTCCGCGAGGCCGACGCGTTCCTCTTCGACGAGCCGCTGTCGAACCTCGACGCCAAGCTCCGCGGGCAGATGCGCACCGAGATCGCCCGGCTGCAGAAGCGCCTGGGCATCACCACCGTCTACGTCACCCACGACCAGACCGAGGCGATGACCCTCGGCGACCGGGTGGCGGTGCTCAAGCGCGGCTACCTGCAGCAGCTGGCCACGCCGCGCGAGCTCTACGAGAACCCCGGCAACCTCTTCGTCGCCGGCTTCATCGGCTCCCCGCCGATGAACTTCCTGCCCGCCGAGGTCGAGGGCACCACGGTGACGCTCCCCTTCGGGACCGTGAAGATCCCCGAGGAGAAGGCCGAGCGGGCCCAGGGCAAGGGCGTGCTGATGGCCGGCATCCGCCCGGAGTTCTTCGAGGACGCCCAGATCGCCGACAAGGTCGGCTCCGACTCCACCTTCACCGCCGACATCGACTTCGTGGAGTGGCTGGGCAACGAGACCTACGCCTACATCCCCTTCGAGGCACCCCCGGAGGTGGAGGCCAAGATGCGCGAGCTCGAGGCCGACCTCGAGGGCGAGGGGCTGCGCACCCAGCTGGTCGTCTCCCTCGACGGCTCGAGCCGGATCAAGGAGGGCGACAAGGCCGAGATCTTCGTCGACGCCACCAAGATGCACCTCTTCGACCCCGCCACCGGCGAGAACCTCACCGTCGACCGCGAGCACGCCGGCGAGATCCCCGACCACGCCCTGGTCACCGCCGGCTGA
- a CDS encoding ABC transporter ATP-binding protein: MATVSFQKAQRWYPGADSPAVPGIDLDIKDGEFMVLVGPSGCGKSTTLRMLAGLEEVNEGQIYIGDRDITHLPPKDRDIAMVFQNYALYPHMSVAENMGFSLKMAKVPTDERTKRVEEAAAMLGLTEFLERKPKALSGGQRQRVAMGRAIVRQPQVFCMDEPLSNLDAKMRVQTRTDIAKLQSDLGITTVYVTHDQVEAMTMGDRVAVMKLGELQQVATPLELYDKPANLFVAGFIGSPQMNLMEAVAENGRANIGGYEVPVDPAAERKMEGAITVGVRPEAWRVVGPGEGLPIKVTVVEELGADNYIYGTSDVEGVPSTIIVRVHGRDHARKGEVMHVTTDPHNVHVFDTKSGARLSD; the protein is encoded by the coding sequence ATGGCAACTGTGTCATTCCAGAAGGCGCAGCGCTGGTATCCCGGCGCTGACAGCCCCGCCGTCCCGGGCATCGACCTGGACATCAAGGACGGCGAGTTCATGGTCCTGGTCGGCCCGTCCGGCTGCGGCAAGTCCACGACCCTGCGGATGCTCGCCGGGCTCGAGGAGGTCAACGAGGGCCAGATCTACATCGGCGACCGCGACATCACGCACCTGCCGCCCAAGGACCGCGACATCGCGATGGTCTTCCAGAACTACGCGCTCTACCCGCACATGAGCGTCGCCGAGAACATGGGCTTCTCCCTCAAGATGGCCAAGGTGCCCACCGACGAGCGGACCAAGCGCGTCGAGGAGGCCGCGGCGATGCTCGGGCTCACCGAGTTCCTCGAGCGCAAGCCCAAGGCGCTCTCGGGCGGTCAGCGCCAGCGCGTGGCCATGGGCCGCGCGATCGTGCGCCAGCCGCAGGTCTTCTGCATGGACGAGCCGCTGTCGAACCTCGACGCCAAGATGCGTGTGCAGACCCGCACCGACATCGCCAAGCTGCAGTCCGACCTGGGCATCACCACCGTCTACGTCACCCACGACCAGGTCGAGGCGATGACGATGGGCGACCGCGTCGCGGTGATGAAGCTCGGCGAGCTGCAGCAGGTCGCGACCCCGCTGGAGCTCTACGACAAGCCCGCCAACCTGTTCGTGGCCGGGTTCATCGGCTCCCCGCAGATGAACCTGATGGAGGCCGTGGCCGAGAACGGCCGGGCCAACATCGGCGGCTACGAGGTGCCCGTCGACCCGGCGGCCGAGCGCAAGATGGAGGGCGCGATCACCGTCGGCGTACGCCCCGAGGCGTGGCGCGTGGTGGGCCCCGGCGAGGGCCTGCCGATCAAGGTGACGGTCGTCGAGGAGCTCGGCGCCGACAACTACATCTACGGCACCTCCGACGTGGAGGGCGTGCCCAGCACGATCATCGTGCGGGTCCACGGCCGTGACCACGCACGCAAGGGCGAGGTCATGCACGTGACCACCGACCCGCACAACGTGCACGTCTTCGACACGAAGTCGGGAGCGCGCCTCAGCGACTGA
- the thiC gene encoding phosphomethylpyrimidine synthase ThiC, whose amino-acid sequence MTQQPVHPAHSRVLVDHDGVQVPVTRVALTNGESFDRYCTTGPGSDPAVGLPALREPWVEARGDSAAYDGRSADPLDDGRGAARRGGTRQAWTGPRRAPRRATGAAVTQMAYARRGVVTEEMRYAAAREGCDVELVRSEVAAGRAIIPANLNHPEAEPMVIGRRFLVKINANIGNSAVTSSIDEEVEKLTWATTWGADTVMDLSTGDDIHTTREWILRNSAVPIGTVPIYQALEKVDGEADRLTWEVYRDTVVEQAEQGVDYMTVHAGVLLRHVPLTVDRVTGIVSRGGSIMAGWCLAHHEENFLYTHFDELCEIFAAYDVAFSLGDGLRPGSVADANDEAQLAELRTLGELTLRAWEHDVQVMVEGPGHVPLHLVEENVALQQDWCHGAPFYTLGPLATDVAPGYDHITSAIGAAAIAMHGTAMLCYVTPKEHLGLPDRDDVKTGVITYKLAAHAADVAKGHPGARAWDDALSRARFEFRWHDQFALSLDPPTAQSMHDETLPAEAAKTAHFCSMCGPKFCSMRISQDVRERFREKSREFVELGASVYVDPSAAATPVR is encoded by the coding sequence ATGACCCAGCAGCCCGTCCACCCCGCCCACTCCCGCGTGCTCGTCGACCACGACGGCGTGCAGGTCCCGGTCACCCGGGTCGCCCTGACCAACGGCGAGAGCTTCGACCGCTACTGCACCACCGGCCCGGGCAGCGACCCCGCGGTCGGGCTCCCCGCCCTGCGCGAGCCGTGGGTCGAGGCGCGCGGCGACTCCGCGGCGTACGACGGCAGGAGCGCCGACCCGCTCGACGACGGGCGCGGCGCGGCCCGGCGCGGCGGCACCCGCCAGGCCTGGACCGGCCCCCGCCGCGCCCCCCGGCGCGCCACCGGCGCCGCGGTCACCCAGATGGCCTACGCCCGCCGCGGCGTGGTGACCGAGGAGATGCGCTACGCCGCCGCGCGGGAGGGCTGCGACGTCGAGCTGGTGCGCAGCGAGGTGGCCGCCGGCCGCGCGATCATCCCCGCCAACCTCAACCACCCCGAGGCCGAGCCGATGGTCATCGGCAGGCGGTTCCTGGTGAAGATCAACGCCAACATCGGCAACAGCGCCGTCACCTCGAGCATCGACGAGGAGGTCGAGAAGCTGACCTGGGCCACGACCTGGGGCGCCGACACCGTCATGGACCTGTCCACCGGCGACGACATCCACACCACGCGCGAGTGGATCCTGCGCAACTCGGCGGTGCCGATCGGCACGGTGCCGATCTACCAGGCGCTCGAGAAGGTCGACGGCGAGGCCGACCGGCTCACCTGGGAGGTCTACCGCGACACGGTCGTCGAGCAGGCCGAGCAGGGCGTCGACTACATGACGGTGCACGCCGGGGTGCTGCTGCGCCACGTGCCGCTGACCGTCGACCGGGTCACCGGCATCGTCTCGCGCGGCGGGTCGATCATGGCCGGCTGGTGCCTGGCCCACCACGAGGAGAACTTCCTCTACACCCACTTCGACGAGCTCTGCGAGATCTTCGCGGCCTACGACGTCGCGTTCAGCCTGGGCGACGGCCTGCGCCCGGGCAGCGTGGCCGACGCCAACGACGAGGCCCAGCTCGCCGAGCTGCGCACCCTGGGCGAGCTGACCCTGCGGGCCTGGGAGCACGACGTGCAGGTGATGGTGGAGGGGCCCGGGCACGTGCCGCTGCACCTGGTGGAGGAGAACGTGGCCCTGCAGCAGGACTGGTGCCACGGCGCGCCGTTCTACACGCTGGGCCCGCTGGCCACCGACGTCGCGCCCGGCTACGACCACATCACCAGCGCCATCGGGGCCGCGGCGATCGCGATGCACGGCACCGCGATGCTCTGCTACGTCACGCCCAAGGAGCACCTGGGCCTGCCCGACCGCGACGACGTCAAGACCGGGGTGATCACCTACAAGCTCGCCGCGCACGCCGCCGACGTGGCCAAGGGGCACCCGGGGGCCCGGGCCTGGGACGACGCGCTGTCGCGGGCCCGCTTCGAGTTCCGCTGGCACGACCAGTTCGCGCTCTCCCTCGACCCGCCCACCGCGCAGTCGATGCACGACGAGACGCTGCCGGCCGAGGCGGCCAAGACCGCGCACTTCTGCTCGATGTGCGGCCCGAAGTTCTGCTCGATGCGGATCAGCCAGGACGTGCGCGAGCGCTTCCGGGAGAAGTCGCGCGAGTTCGTCGAGCTCGGCGCGTCGGTGTACGTCGACCCGTCGGCCGCGGCGACACCCGTGCGGTAG
- the thiD gene encoding bifunctional hydroxymethylpyrimidine kinase/phosphomethylpyrimidine kinase has translation MTATHATPPVVLSVAGTDSGGAAGTAADLTTFAALGTHGACVVTAVTAQDTTGVRDVHPVPLTSVAAQLDAVLEDLPVAAAKTGMLGSADVVRLVAERLGGHRLVVDPVLVATSGAVLGGADVVRAYVEHLLPVATVATPNADEAAALLGRDGPPRDLAAALADLGCAVVVTGGPDADTAGETCTDWLALPGRGVRALRHPALATTNDHGTGCTFSAALAAGLAHAPDHPGDLEAAVARAGAHTLAALHRGRHWQLGRGRGPVAHTFPDHRATPDHSATPDPTRGDLQ, from the coding sequence ATGACAGCCACCCACGCCACCCCGCCGGTGGTGCTCAGCGTCGCCGGCACCGACTCGGGCGGCGCCGCCGGCACCGCGGCCGACCTGACCACCTTCGCCGCCCTCGGCACCCACGGGGCCTGCGTCGTCACCGCGGTGACCGCCCAGGACACCACCGGGGTGCGCGACGTGCACCCCGTGCCCCTGACCAGCGTCGCGGCCCAGCTCGACGCGGTGCTCGAGGACCTGCCCGTGGCCGCCGCCAAGACCGGCATGCTCGGCAGCGCCGACGTGGTCCGCCTCGTCGCCGAGCGGCTCGGCGGCCATCGACTGGTCGTCGACCCGGTGCTGGTCGCCACCAGCGGGGCGGTGCTCGGCGGCGCCGACGTGGTCCGCGCCTACGTCGAGCACCTGCTGCCGGTGGCCACCGTGGCCACCCCCAACGCCGACGAGGCAGCCGCCCTGCTCGGGCGCGACGGGCCACCGCGCGACCTCGCGGCCGCGCTGGCCGACCTCGGCTGCGCCGTCGTGGTGACCGGCGGACCTGACGCCGACACCGCGGGGGAGACCTGCACCGACTGGCTCGCGCTGCCGGGCCGGGGCGTCCGCGCCCTGCGGCACCCCGCGCTGGCCACGACCAACGACCACGGCACCGGGTGCACGTTCAGCGCCGCCCTGGCCGCGGGCCTGGCCCACGCCCCCGACCACCCCGGCGACCTCGAGGCCGCGGTCGCCCGGGCCGGCGCCCACACCCTCGCCGCGCTGCACCGCGGCCGGCACTGGCAGCTGGGTCGCGGTCGCGGCCCGGTCGCCCACACGTTCCCCGACCACCGCGCCACCCCCGACCACAGCGCCACCCCCGACCCCACCCGAGGAGACCTCCAATGA
- a CDS encoding thiamine phosphate synthase, with the protein MNAPPSPLPRLLLLTDRAQLAKGRGLSATVAECAAAGLGAVLVREHDLAPGAHAALVETLLAVPGLTVLTSRRPHPAAHGLHLAAHQPAPTTGRFGRSCHDAGELARAGAEGAAWATLSPYAASASKPGHGPPVDPGLARLPGAPPVWALGGIDATNAADALRHGAAGVAVMGAVMRAREPAAQVVDLLATLDQEGQR; encoded by the coding sequence GTGAACGCCCCGCCGTCGCCGTTGCCCCGGTTGCTGCTGCTCACCGACCGGGCCCAGCTCGCCAAGGGCCGCGGCCTCAGCGCCACGGTCGCCGAGTGCGCGGCCGCCGGCCTCGGGGCCGTGCTGGTGCGTGAGCACGACCTCGCACCCGGCGCCCATGCCGCGCTGGTCGAGACGCTGCTGGCGGTGCCGGGGCTCACGGTGCTCACCTCCCGCCGCCCCCACCCCGCGGCCCACGGGCTGCACCTGGCCGCCCACCAGCCCGCGCCGACGACCGGACGCTTCGGACGCTCCTGCCACGACGCGGGCGAGCTGGCCCGGGCCGGGGCCGAGGGGGCGGCCTGGGCCACCCTCTCGCCGTACGCCGCCAGCGCGAGCAAGCCCGGCCACGGACCGCCGGTCGACCCGGGGCTCGCGCGGCTGCCCGGCGCGCCGCCCGTCTGGGCGCTCGGCGGCATCGACGCCACGAACGCCGCCGACGCGCTGCGCCACGGCGCCGCGGGGGTGGCGGTGATGGGCGCGGTGATGCGCGCCCGTGAGCCGGCCGCGCAGGTCGTCGACCTGCTGGCGACCCTCGACCAGGAGGGCCAGCGATGA
- a CDS encoding thiazole synthase, giving the protein MSDVTASGLPALRVAGEELPSRLFLGTGGLPHLSLLPAVLEAADPALVTVSVRRTSSTGAGGLLDLLRTAGVRLLPNTAGCTSAREAVLTARLAREALDTSWVKLEVIGDETSLMPDVVELLDAAATLVRDGFTVLPYTTADPVLARRLEDVGCAAVMPLGSPIGSGLGVLDPYAVEAVVAAVDVPVVLDAGVGTASDAALAIELGCAAVLAASAVTRAEDPVAMAGALAHAVEAGALARAAGRIPRRAVARASSPTAGRIA; this is encoded by the coding sequence ATGAGCGACGTGACGGCAAGCGGGCTGCCCGCCCTGCGGGTGGCGGGGGAGGAGCTCCCCTCGCGCCTCTTCCTGGGCACCGGCGGGCTGCCGCACCTGTCCCTCCTGCCCGCCGTCCTCGAGGCCGCCGACCCGGCGCTGGTGACGGTCTCGGTGCGCCGCACCTCGAGCACCGGGGCCGGCGGGCTCCTCGACCTGCTGCGGACCGCGGGCGTGCGGCTGCTGCCCAACACCGCCGGCTGCACCTCGGCGCGCGAGGCGGTGCTGACCGCCCGCCTGGCCCGCGAGGCGCTCGACACGTCGTGGGTCAAGCTCGAGGTGATCGGTGACGAGACCAGCCTGATGCCCGACGTCGTCGAGCTCCTCGACGCGGCCGCGACGCTGGTGCGCGACGGCTTCACCGTGCTGCCCTACACGACCGCCGACCCGGTGCTCGCGCGTCGGCTCGAGGACGTCGGGTGCGCCGCGGTGATGCCGCTGGGCTCGCCGATCGGCTCCGGGCTGGGCGTCCTCGACCCGTACGCCGTCGAGGCCGTCGTCGCGGCGGTCGACGTGCCCGTCGTCCTCGACGCCGGGGTCGGCACCGCCAGCGACGCCGCCCTGGCGATCGAGCTGGGTTGCGCGGCGGTGCTCGCCGCGAGCGCGGTCACCCGGGCCGAGGACCCGGTGGCGATGGCCGGCGCGCTGGCCCACGCGGTCGAGGCGGGCGCGCTGGCGCGCGCCGCGGGGCGGATCCCGCGCCGGGCCGTGGCCCGCGCCTCGAGCCCGACCGCCGGGAGGATCGCGTGA
- the thiS gene encoding sulfur carrier protein ThiS translates to MRPTEQILLNGRPAPLVETVRDLVPDPDGRAVAVNGDVVPRAEHASRRLRAGDVVDVVTAVQGG, encoded by the coding sequence ATGAGACCCACCGAGCAGATCCTGCTCAACGGGCGGCCGGCGCCGCTCGTCGAGACGGTGCGCGACCTCGTGCCCGACCCCGACGGCCGCGCGGTCGCCGTCAACGGCGACGTGGTGCCGCGCGCCGAGCACGCCTCGCGCCGGCTGCGCGCCGGCGACGTCGTCGACGTGGTGACGGCGGTGCAGGGCGGATGA
- the thiO gene encoding glycine oxidase ThiO produces the protein MSRGSTARVEVLGAGIVGLAVADELLRRGHDVRVVDPAPARGASWAAAGMLSPAAEVSHDEPALLDLGRRSQALWPGWAARLGLATSSTGTLLVGRDAADLQEVDRQAALVRRLGGRVEELDSRGVRDLEPGLAGRVLGGALLPDDHSIDPRQVLAALLERVPVQPEPGPPGWAEVTVLATGSTPPAAYVDRAGLPPGLVRGVRGEVLRARTDDPPGRTVRGWARGRAVYVVPRAGGEVVVGATSEEHDAPPVVTLGGLHALLEAARELLPGLDRAELVEALARDRPGTVDGLPLVGPTPDPALVMATGHFRHGVLLAPLTAELVADHLDTGRVDPAIDPRRLLENR, from the coding sequence GTGAGCCGGGGGAGCACGGCCCGGGTCGAGGTGCTCGGGGCCGGGATCGTGGGCCTCGCGGTCGCCGACGAGCTGCTGCGGCGTGGCCACGACGTACGCGTCGTCGACCCCGCGCCTGCCCGAGGCGCCTCCTGGGCCGCCGCCGGGATGCTGAGCCCCGCCGCCGAGGTCTCGCACGACGAGCCGGCGCTGCTCGACCTCGGGCGCCGCAGCCAGGCACTGTGGCCGGGCTGGGCCGCGCGGCTGGGGTTGGCGACCTCGTCGACCGGCACGCTCCTGGTCGGCCGCGACGCCGCCGACCTGCAGGAGGTCGACCGCCAGGCGGCGCTCGTGCGCCGGCTCGGTGGCCGCGTCGAGGAGCTCGACTCCCGCGGCGTGCGTGACCTCGAGCCCGGTCTGGCCGGACGGGTGCTGGGCGGCGCCCTGCTGCCCGACGACCACAGCATCGACCCCCGCCAGGTGCTGGCCGCGCTGCTCGAGCGGGTGCCCGTGCAGCCCGAGCCCGGGCCGCCCGGCTGGGCCGAGGTCACGGTGCTCGCCACCGGCTCGACCCCGCCGGCGGCGTACGTCGACAGGGCCGGCCTGCCGCCCGGGCTGGTGCGCGGCGTGCGCGGCGAGGTGCTGCGCGCGCGCACCGACGACCCGCCCGGACGCACGGTGCGCGGCTGGGCGCGAGGCCGCGCCGTCTACGTGGTGCCCCGGGCGGGCGGCGAGGTCGTCGTGGGCGCCACCAGCGAGGAGCACGACGCCCCGCCGGTGGTCACCCTCGGCGGGCTGCACGCCCTGCTCGAGGCCGCCCGCGAGCTGCTGCCCGGCCTCGACCGCGCCGAGCTGGTCGAGGCGCTCGCCCGCGACCGGCCGGGCACCGTCGACGGGCTGCCCCTCGTCGGGCCCACCCCCGACCCCGCGCTGGTCATGGCCACCGGCCACTTCCGCCACGGCGTGCTGCTGGCGCCGCTGACCGCCGAGCTGGTCGCCGACCACCTCGACACCGGCCGGGTCGACCCGGCCATCGACCCCCGACGACTCCTGGAGAACCGATGA
- a CDS encoding thiamine phosphate synthase produces MLPRLFCLVGPADDLSVLPELARLGVRGFQVRAKHELVPLADRDILALARSVVVAVRPHGATVVVDDRVDVALAAGADGVHLGALDLPVADARRLAPRLLVGATCRDADDVRRAADDGADYAGLGPVFDTVSKPGLPPALGLEAVSAATGSLPLLAIGGIDAARARQARAAGAHGVAVIGALWRQPDPLHAARELLDAVA; encoded by the coding sequence GTGCTGCCACGTCTGTTCTGCCTGGTCGGCCCTGCCGACGACCTGTCCGTCCTGCCCGAGCTGGCCCGGCTGGGGGTGCGCGGCTTCCAGGTGCGCGCCAAGCACGAGCTCGTGCCCCTCGCCGACCGCGACATCCTCGCCCTCGCGCGCAGCGTGGTCGTGGCGGTGCGCCCGCACGGTGCCACCGTCGTGGTCGACGACCGCGTCGACGTGGCGCTGGCGGCCGGCGCTGACGGGGTGCACCTCGGAGCGCTCGACCTGCCGGTCGCCGATGCGCGCCGTCTGGCGCCCCGCCTGCTGGTCGGGGCGACGTGCCGCGACGCCGACGACGTACGCCGCGCCGCCGACGACGGTGCCGACTACGCCGGCCTCGGCCCGGTCTTCGACACCGTGAGCAAGCCCGGCCTGCCGCCGGCACTGGGCCTCGAGGCGGTCAGCGCCGCGACCGGAAGCCTGCCGCTGCTGGCCATCGGCGGCATCGACGCCGCCCGGGCCCGACAGGCGCGAGCCGCCGGCGCCCACGGGGTCGCCGTCATCGGCGCCCTGTGGCGACAACCCGACCCGCTGCACGCCGCCCGGGAGCTGCTCGACGCCGTCGCGTGA